The proteins below are encoded in one region of Bifidobacterium dentium JCM 1195 = DSM 20436:
- a CDS encoding ABC transporter ATP-binding protein yields MRNLRKEYPVLDETVVALERINLNIPRGQICCIYGESGSGKSTLLNQLAGMEKPTKGGVRIGGVPISRLDERQLAEFRQKHLGFVFQSYNLLPNLNAIENVAMPLMFRGVPKQKREAVARTMLRRVGLGKRMRHYPTQMSGGQQQRVGIARAFVARPEVVFADEPTGNLDSKTKTDVMDMICAFAHDFNQTIVLVTHDDNMAQYADRIVTLLDGRIIDDRPVHHGRNRA; encoded by the coding sequence GTGAGGAACCTGCGCAAGGAATATCCGGTGCTTGACGAAACCGTCGTGGCGCTGGAGCGCATCAATCTCAATATTCCACGTGGTCAGATTTGCTGCATCTACGGCGAATCGGGTTCCGGCAAGTCAACATTGCTCAATCAGCTGGCGGGCATGGAAAAACCGACGAAAGGCGGCGTGCGCATCGGTGGCGTGCCGATCTCCCGCCTCGATGAACGGCAATTGGCGGAATTCAGGCAGAAACACCTCGGTTTCGTGTTCCAGTCCTACAATCTGCTGCCGAATCTCAATGCCATCGAAAACGTGGCGATGCCGTTGATGTTCCGGGGCGTGCCCAAACAGAAGCGCGAAGCGGTCGCCAGAACCATGCTCAGGCGTGTGGGCCTTGGCAAACGCATGAGGCATTATCCGACGCAGATGTCGGGCGGTCAGCAGCAGCGCGTCGGCATAGCGAGAGCCTTCGTGGCGCGACCGGAGGTCGTATTCGCCGACGAGCCGACCGGCAATCTCGACTCCAAGACCAAAACCGACGTGATGGATATGATCTGCGCGTTCGCACACGATTTCAATCAGACCATCGTGCTCGTCACGCATGACGACAACATGGCGCAATACGCCGACCGCATCGTCACGTTACTTGACGGGCGCATCATCGACGACCGACCCGTGCATCACGGCCGAAACAGGGCATGA
- a CDS encoding DUF1684 domain-containing protein — protein MTNHNVPQDAHKADPYIQQWHIWHAQRVEELSSPHGYLSPTSINWINDGQSKTIEGIPGTWSSKNDVLVYTPEERAQVYNAETLVEQPLVFVPTAFGEEALGYLDYGDIRIEVNAQTNLNDQNNHLFWLRVKDPDAERRKAFKGIEHFPIDRRWRFPATFRRADDDELDIHDSVVKTVLQSYPVLGFVEFDYGGGHHSLVVSNVFGHVTVFFSDETTGKETYGIGRVLHLDPLKLDALDVIDFNYAFNYPCAFSPYCTCPIPSRRNHLPFAVTAGEKTPEDSAQY, from the coding sequence ATGACGAATCACAACGTTCCCCAAGACGCACATAAAGCGGATCCATATATCCAACAGTGGCATATCTGGCATGCGCAGCGTGTCGAGGAGTTGTCCTCGCCACATGGATATCTCTCCCCGACGTCCATCAATTGGATCAATGATGGTCAGAGCAAAACCATAGAGGGCATCCCAGGAACCTGGTCGTCTAAAAATGATGTGTTGGTCTACACTCCCGAAGAACGTGCACAGGTATATAACGCGGAGACGCTCGTTGAACAGCCACTCGTCTTTGTACCGACAGCCTTTGGAGAGGAGGCGTTGGGCTATCTCGATTATGGTGATATTCGAATCGAAGTCAATGCGCAAACCAATCTTAACGATCAGAACAATCATCTGTTCTGGCTCCGTGTGAAAGATCCCGATGCAGAACGTCGTAAAGCCTTCAAAGGCATCGAACATTTTCCGATTGACCGCAGATGGCGATTCCCCGCGACGTTCCGCCGGGCAGATGATGACGAATTGGATATTCATGATTCCGTCGTCAAGACGGTTCTGCAATCCTATCCGGTATTGGGCTTCGTGGAATTCGATTATGGCGGTGGACATCATTCGCTGGTGGTCTCGAACGTATTCGGTCATGTTACGGTGTTTTTCTCAGATGAAACGACCGGCAAGGAAACCTATGGTATCGGGCGGGTGCTGCATCTTGATCCATTGAAACTCGATGCGCTTGATGTCATCGATTTCAACTACGCCTTTAACTATCCGTGTGCGTTCTCGCCATATTGCACGTGTCCGATTCCTTCTCGAAGGAATCATCTGCCGTTCGCGGTGACGGCAGGGGAGAAGACTCCTGAAGACAGTGCGCAGTACTGA
- a CDS encoding MetQ/NlpA family ABC transporter substrate-binding protein yields the protein MATSNKAKAKRNLITVLVALAFVIVGIVGYSIYRNAQSSGGTVVTVGVVGNSDDAIWEAVQKELDDENSGITIQTKAFQDGIYANQAQANGELDLTAFQHYAFLNQEKEQKGYKLTAIGETYISPLNLYSQKYKSVKDFKAGDKIAIPNNATNTGRALKVLDSAGLIKLKDNTKANPTVDDIAENPSGIDIELNDAAAIINLLPDYAGGITNTNFIIDAGMSVDDALYQAPIDSGNKSFKPYINIIVARDDQKDNATYKKIVDAYHTKAVANAITKNYKGAVVPVFKY from the coding sequence ATGGCAACTTCAAACAAAGCAAAAGCCAAAAGGAATCTGATCACCGTGCTGGTCGCATTGGCATTCGTGATTGTAGGAATCGTTGGATATTCGATATATCGCAACGCACAGAGCAGTGGCGGCACCGTTGTGACGGTTGGCGTGGTCGGCAATTCCGATGATGCCATCTGGGAGGCTGTGCAGAAGGAGCTTGACGACGAGAACTCCGGTATCACAATTCAGACCAAGGCTTTTCAGGATGGTATCTACGCCAATCAGGCTCAAGCGAATGGCGAGCTTGATTTGACGGCATTCCAGCACTATGCATTCCTTAATCAGGAGAAAGAACAGAAGGGGTATAAGCTCACGGCAATTGGCGAGACCTACATTTCACCGTTGAATCTTTATTCCCAAAAATACAAGAGCGTGAAGGATTTCAAAGCCGGAGACAAAATCGCCATCCCCAACAATGCGACGAATACCGGCCGCGCATTGAAAGTTTTGGATTCCGCAGGCTTGATTAAACTGAAGGACAACACCAAGGCGAATCCGACCGTTGACGACATCGCGGAGAATCCCAGCGGCATCGATATCGAACTCAATGATGCCGCTGCCATCATCAACCTGCTTCCGGACTACGCAGGTGGCATCACCAACACCAACTTCATCATCGATGCCGGCATGAGCGTGGATGATGCCCTCTATCAGGCGCCGATTGATTCCGGCAACAAGAGTTTCAAGCCATACATCAATATCATCGTGGCTCGCGATGATCAGAAAGACAACGCCACCTATAAAAAAATCGTGGATGCCTACCATACCAAGGCCGTGGCGAATGCCATCACCAAGAACTACAAGGGTGCCGTGGTACCGGTGTTCAAGTACTGA
- a CDS encoding SPFH domain-containing protein codes for MGFLYALLVIAVIIAILFLSTLFIVPQQQAYIIERFGKFNKVQFAGIHIRIPFVDRIAMKTNMRVNQLNVQLETKTLDNVFVTVVASTQFRVNPENVATAYYELRDPAGQLRSYMEDALRSAIPALTLDDAFARKDDVAFDVQKTVGNEMARFGFTVVKTLITAIDPSPQVKNAMDSINAAQREKEATRQRAEAQRIQIETQAAAEAEKTRLQGEGQANYRREIANGIVDQIKSLQAVGMNINDVNNVVLFNQYLDVMRSLSESDNTKTVVLPASTPGGYQDLYEQVTKAMLTAGEAK; via the coding sequence ATGGGCTTTCTATATGCTCTCCTTGTCATTGCGGTGATCATCGCCATCCTGTTCCTGTCCACGCTATTCATCGTGCCGCAGCAGCAGGCCTACATCATCGAACGGTTCGGCAAGTTCAACAAGGTGCAGTTCGCCGGCATCCATATTCGTATTCCGTTCGTCGACCGCATCGCCATGAAAACCAACATGCGTGTCAACCAACTCAACGTGCAACTGGAAACCAAGACGCTCGACAACGTGTTCGTCACCGTCGTGGCCTCCACCCAGTTCCGTGTGAACCCGGAGAACGTGGCCACTGCTTACTACGAGCTGCGCGATCCGGCGGGCCAGCTCCGCTCCTACATGGAGGATGCCTTGCGTTCCGCCATTCCGGCGCTGACCCTTGACGATGCGTTCGCCCGTAAGGATGACGTGGCCTTTGACGTGCAGAAGACCGTCGGCAATGAAATGGCCCGTTTTGGCTTCACCGTGGTCAAGACGCTGATTACGGCCATCGATCCGAGCCCACAGGTCAAGAACGCCATGGATTCCATCAACGCGGCCCAGCGCGAGAAGGAAGCCACCCGTCAGCGTGCCGAAGCCCAGCGCATCCAGATCGAGACCCAAGCCGCCGCAGAAGCCGAGAAGACTCGACTGCAGGGCGAAGGCCAGGCCAACTACCGTCGTGAGATAGCCAACGGCATCGTCGATCAGATCAAGAGCCTGCAGGCCGTCGGCATGAACATCAACGACGTGAACAACGTGGTGCTGTTCAACCAGTATCTTGATGTGATGCGTTCGCTCAGCGAGTCCGACAACACCAAGACCGTGGTCTTGCCGGCATCGACGCCAGGCGGCTATCAGGATCTGTATGAGCAGGTCACCAAGGCCATGCTCACCGCCGGCGAAGCGAAGTGA
- a CDS encoding ABC transporter permease produces the protein MRFSDILHTCSQNLFRRKSRTILTVLGVVVGCCSIVLMISIGQGINERNEQMLKSMGSLNVITVYAGSGSQGGGGYDDAVNSAGSSTEAKLNDDAVQSFRNIAGVSGVLSEKTLQYTTDATAGVGNRYAAQYLSVMGVNTSQLEASGYTLKSGRLPSRSGEVLVGEGTAYNFLDKYRSGADIQRTAPGGYVCDASGECQESEGEEPFFDVLTTKITLITGANYQSPDDYRKVGSGTSGGSDTDGNAGQQTPTISNEYTPVGVVKSSDNGYDALSNGVVMTMDDMKALMAKAANTSVTDVSRNFTYDQILVRAENIKDVPSIEAQIKSMGYQTSSFEQTRREIEKQTQGIQLALGGIGGVSFLVAAIGIANTMIMSVSERTREIGIMKALGCYVRDIRVTFLCEAGAIGLIGGVIGCLISAFGSLGINLVALHGFSWENVIKAIMGGDDVSRISVIPWWLFAAATVFSIAVGVLAGFGPANKAVKIPALDAIKNEQ, from the coding sequence ATGAGATTTTCCGATATCCTGCACACCTGCAGTCAGAATCTGTTCCGACGAAAGTCGCGCACGATTCTGACGGTGCTCGGCGTGGTCGTCGGCTGCTGTTCGATCGTGCTCATGATCTCGATCGGACAGGGCATCAACGAACGGAACGAGCAGATGCTCAAAAGCATGGGCAGCCTCAACGTCATCACCGTATACGCCGGCAGCGGCTCCCAAGGAGGGGGCGGATATGACGATGCCGTGAACTCCGCCGGTTCTTCGACGGAGGCGAAGCTGAACGACGATGCCGTGCAGAGCTTTCGCAATATTGCGGGCGTGAGCGGCGTGCTATCGGAAAAGACCCTGCAATATACCACTGATGCCACTGCAGGCGTCGGCAACCGGTATGCGGCGCAGTATCTGTCGGTCATGGGTGTCAACACGTCGCAATTGGAGGCATCCGGCTACACGCTCAAAAGCGGCCGATTGCCGTCAAGAAGCGGCGAAGTGCTCGTCGGCGAAGGCACCGCCTACAATTTTCTCGACAAATACCGGTCCGGCGCGGACATACAGCGGACCGCACCGGGCGGCTACGTCTGCGATGCGAGCGGCGAATGTCAGGAAAGCGAAGGTGAGGAGCCGTTCTTCGATGTGCTCACCACGAAAATAACGCTGATCACGGGGGCGAACTATCAAAGTCCGGACGATTACCGTAAGGTCGGCAGTGGGACTTCGGGCGGATCCGACACGGACGGCAATGCCGGCCAGCAGACTCCGACCATCTCCAACGAATACACGCCGGTAGGCGTAGTCAAGTCGAGCGACAACGGTTACGATGCGTTGAGCAACGGTGTGGTCATGACCATGGACGATATGAAGGCCTTGATGGCCAAGGCGGCCAATACCAGCGTCACGGACGTATCCCGCAACTTCACTTACGATCAGATTCTGGTACGGGCGGAAAACATCAAAGATGTGCCGAGTATCGAAGCCCAGATCAAGTCAATGGGGTACCAGACCTCGTCCTTCGAGCAGACGCGCAGGGAGATCGAGAAGCAGACGCAGGGCATTCAGTTGGCGCTGGGCGGTATCGGCGGCGTTTCGTTCCTGGTGGCCGCCATCGGCATCGCCAATACGATGATCATGTCGGTATCGGAACGAACGCGTGAAATCGGCATCATGAAGGCGCTTGGCTGTTATGTGCGTGACATTCGCGTGACCTTTTTGTGCGAGGCCGGTGCAATCGGTCTGATCGGTGGCGTGATTGGCTGCCTGATTTCCGCTTTTGGTTCGCTCGGCATCAATCTGGTGGCATTGCACGGATTCAGTTGGGAGAACGTCATCAAGGCCATCATGGGCGGTGATGACGTCAGCAGAATCTCCGTGATTCCGTGGTGGCTGTTTGCGGCCGCAACCGTGTTTTCGATCGCAGTCGGCGTGCTTGCGGGTTTCGGACCGGCCAATAAGGCCGTGAAGATTCCGGCGCTCGACGCCATCAAAAACGAGCAGTAG
- a CDS encoding COG1361 S-layer family protein, with protein sequence MTNTNRKTRFVNLLIATVAAVVIMLTCMVPHAFAMAGGAEYEAARAAAGQLADTNADAGTGSDGTVNPANGGSDGSDGGSEQIAGPVPNIIITNFTYGDGSVSVGSSFNLGFTFQNMGKVAVQNMVVTVDGGESFAINGGTNTFYFDSLWAGYSLTQSVPMQALSSAKSGAQGITVSFKYEYVDNNVRSSNSSDIKISVPVSQPDRFQLSDPVLPDIINAGEEATITMAYVNKGKGDISNVEASIEGDGITSTQATQYIGNVASGASGSIGFAFTPNEATETEAKLRVTYEDSDGQSQTKEFPVKFTAQEAAKPDINDGMTPDDGQNQQGVPAWVWALVALAVIVAIVLTVVLVRRHRKKAKKHDIDEDWDDWASGDSAGSAAADEAPTQTIAPADPASADSAKGQA encoded by the coding sequence ATGACCAACACCAATCGCAAGACTCGATTCGTCAACCTGCTGATCGCCACGGTGGCGGCAGTGGTCATCATGCTGACCTGCATGGTGCCTCATGCGTTCGCCATGGCCGGAGGTGCGGAATATGAGGCGGCACGGGCCGCGGCCGGTCAACTGGCCGACACCAATGCCGACGCGGGCACGGGATCGGACGGCACCGTCAATCCGGCGAATGGAGGCTCTGACGGCAGCGATGGCGGAAGCGAACAGATTGCCGGCCCCGTGCCGAACATCATCATCACCAACTTCACCTATGGCGATGGCTCCGTATCGGTCGGCAGTAGCTTCAATCTCGGTTTCACCTTCCAAAACATGGGCAAGGTGGCCGTGCAGAACATGGTCGTGACCGTTGACGGCGGCGAAAGCTTCGCCATCAACGGCGGCACGAACACCTTTTACTTCGATTCGCTGTGGGCAGGCTATTCGCTCACGCAGAGCGTGCCGATGCAGGCATTGTCCAGCGCGAAGAGCGGCGCCCAGGGCATTACCGTAAGCTTCAAATACGAATACGTCGATAATAATGTGCGCAGCTCCAACAGTTCCGACATCAAGATTTCGGTACCGGTCTCGCAGCCCGACCGTTTCCAACTGAGCGATCCGGTGCTCCCCGACATCATCAACGCCGGTGAGGAAGCCACCATCACCATGGCATACGTGAACAAGGGCAAGGGCGACATTTCCAATGTCGAGGCATCCATCGAAGGCGACGGCATCACCAGCACCCAGGCCACGCAGTACATCGGCAACGTGGCGTCCGGAGCGTCCGGATCCATAGGCTTCGCATTCACGCCGAACGAGGCGACAGAGACCGAGGCCAAACTGCGCGTGACCTACGAGGACTCCGACGGACAGTCGCAGACCAAGGAATTCCCGGTAAAGTTCACTGCGCAGGAAGCCGCCAAGCCTGACATCAACGACGGGATGACGCCTGATGATGGGCAGAACCAGCAGGGTGTTCCGGCATGGGTGTGGGCGCTCGTCGCCCTTGCCGTCATCGTGGCGATCGTGTTGACCGTCGTGTTGGTCCGCCGTCACAGGAAGAAGGCCAAGAAGCACGATATCGACGAGGATTGGGACGATTGGGCGTCCGGTGATTCTGCCGGTTCCGCCGCGGCCGACGAGGCGCCGACGCAGACGATTGCACCTGCCGATCCCGCATCCGCCGATTCCGCCAAGGGGCAGGCATGA
- a CDS encoding methionine ABC transporter ATP-binding protein yields the protein MTDETTISYQRNLVTIRNLKKIYRTEDGEKVALHDVNLNITKRDIYGIIGLSGAGKSTLVRCINGLERYDGGSMVVDGHEITDLSKKDLRAVRRSIGMIFQSFNLMPSRTVAGNVELALLDSGLGKGERESRVKELLELVDLSEKADNYPNELSGGQKQRVAIARALANNPSILLSDEATSALDPNTTKSILRLLKHLHDTLGLTIVIITHQMSVIKQICNRVAVMDRGTVVEEGKVFDIFANPRAPLTQAFVATTSNLGKISDLLEDGSNLVDLNPGQVLLRMKYISKEVSEALVSHISRSFNIDVNIIFGDIDIIDDAPLGGLVVILDGPADHIEAAIDYLKSRNIGIEVLAQ from the coding sequence ATGACGGATGAAACGACAATATCGTATCAGCGAAATCTGGTGACGATAAGGAATCTCAAAAAAATATACCGCACCGAAGATGGTGAGAAGGTGGCTTTGCATGATGTGAACCTGAATATCACCAAAAGAGACATTTACGGCATCATAGGATTGAGTGGTGCCGGAAAATCCACACTGGTACGGTGCATTAATGGCCTGGAACGATATGATGGCGGCTCCATGGTCGTTGATGGACACGAAATCACAGATCTGTCCAAAAAAGACCTCAGGGCGGTACGCCGCTCCATCGGCATGATTTTCCAATCATTCAATCTCATGCCTTCCAGAACGGTGGCGGGTAACGTTGAGCTGGCATTGCTTGATTCAGGTCTTGGCAAGGGTGAGCGGGAATCCCGTGTCAAGGAACTGCTTGAACTAGTGGATTTGTCCGAAAAGGCCGATAATTATCCGAACGAACTATCTGGTGGTCAGAAGCAACGCGTTGCCATCGCACGGGCATTGGCCAACAATCCTAGCATCTTGCTCAGTGATGAGGCCACCAGTGCACTTGATCCCAACACTACGAAGTCCATTCTGAGACTGCTCAAGCATCTACATGACACTTTGGGGCTGACGATTGTCATCATCACGCATCAGATGTCGGTGATCAAGCAGATTTGCAATCGCGTCGCGGTGATGGATCGCGGCACCGTTGTGGAGGAAGGCAAGGTATTCGATATCTTTGCCAATCCGAGGGCTCCTCTGACGCAGGCTTTCGTAGCGACGACTTCGAACCTTGGAAAAATCAGTGATCTGCTTGAGGACGGCTCGAACTTGGTTGATCTCAATCCGGGTCAGGTGCTGCTACGTATGAAATACATATCGAAGGAAGTGTCCGAAGCACTCGTCTCGCATATCTCTCGCTCATTTAATATCGACGTCAACATCATTTTCGGTGACATCGACATTATCGACGATGCGCCGTTGGGCGGTCTGGTGGTGATTTTGGATGGTCCCGCCGACCATATTGAGGCTGCAATCGACTATCTGAAGAGTCGCAATATCGGAATCGAGGTACTGGCGCAATGA
- a CDS encoding iron-containing alcohol dehydrogenase family protein translates to MSSNVHDDDVRSGPDRYISELGVAKDIGRYLSDYRHPVIVSGEHSWNAFAEYADEVPEYPVFRYDGSATLRNAQELAQIIGTSQADAIVAIGAGKLSDTAKNVAEILGIDLIMVPTLAATCAAYSALSVNYDDRHRYVDAPLHSRNSNLVLVDATLIATGPYEYLVGGIGDTLAKWYESRPVFESGASLAIFDRLSRQSALLIRETLLKESELALKALRRGEANEHLRLVVDTNIGLAGTVGGFGGCKARASGAHSMHDALTLLPQTASVVHGMKVAYGIMVQLVAEGRSSEARALIPFYDAVGLPHSLAQIGVDSWNNAVLRKVAELASSEQAAFARAVPGITADDVMQAMEQVERLQ, encoded by the coding sequence ATGAGCTCAAATGTTCATGATGATGATGTACGAAGCGGACCGGATCGCTACATCAGCGAGTTGGGCGTCGCCAAGGACATTGGTCGGTACCTGTCTGATTACCGGCATCCCGTAATTGTAAGCGGAGAACATTCATGGAATGCCTTTGCCGAGTATGCGGATGAAGTCCCCGAATATCCGGTGTTCAGATATGATGGCAGTGCCACGCTACGTAACGCACAGGAGTTGGCGCAAATCATCGGGACGTCGCAGGCGGATGCCATCGTGGCCATCGGAGCCGGGAAACTTTCCGATACGGCGAAGAATGTCGCTGAAATTCTCGGCATTGATTTGATAATGGTGCCGACGTTGGCAGCCACTTGCGCGGCCTACTCGGCACTGTCCGTCAATTATGATGACCGGCATCGCTATGTCGATGCACCGTTGCATTCCCGCAATAGCAACTTAGTTCTAGTCGATGCAACTTTGATCGCAACCGGGCCATATGAATATCTGGTCGGAGGCATAGGCGATACTTTGGCCAAATGGTACGAGTCTAGGCCCGTGTTCGAAAGTGGCGCTTCGCTCGCCATCTTTGACAGGCTTTCACGACAATCCGCACTGCTGATTCGTGAGACATTGCTCAAAGAGAGTGAACTTGCTCTGAAAGCTCTGCGGAGAGGAGAAGCCAATGAGCATCTTCGGCTGGTCGTGGATACGAACATCGGTCTGGCTGGGACGGTTGGTGGTTTTGGAGGGTGCAAGGCACGGGCCTCTGGTGCCCACTCCATGCATGATGCGCTCACTTTGTTGCCGCAGACGGCTTCCGTCGTGCATGGGATGAAAGTCGCATATGGCATCATGGTTCAGCTTGTCGCGGAGGGGCGAAGCAGCGAGGCTCGTGCCTTGATTCCGTTCTATGATGCGGTGGGGTTGCCCCATTCGTTAGCTCAGATTGGTGTCGATTCGTGGAATAATGCAGTTCTGCGTAAGGTTGCTGAATTAGCATCCAGCGAACAGGCGGCTTTTGCGCGGGCGGTTCCTGGAATCACCGCGGATGATGTGATGCAGGCAATGGAACAAGTTGAGCGGTTGCAGTAG
- a CDS encoding methionine ABC transporter permease → MNILAQWFPNVVHRLPEFIDSFVQTLIMVAVTGVLSFMLSTVFAVGLTLTQRDGLAQQAVVFNVLDKLINLFRSIPFIILAAALVPFTRALVGTAIGTKGAIFPLVVGITPFFTRQIQSALAGVDPGLIEAAESMGMSTSKIVYRIYLRESVPSIIRVSVIAIVSLIGLTAIVGIVGGGGLGDFAIRYGYQRYMLDATYATIIVLVMLIGVIEFVGRQLVALTEH, encoded by the coding sequence ATGAACATCCTTGCTCAGTGGTTTCCCAATGTGGTCCATCGACTACCTGAATTCATCGACAGTTTCGTTCAGACGCTTATCATGGTTGCGGTCACTGGAGTGCTTTCCTTCATGTTGTCCACTGTTTTTGCCGTGGGCCTGACACTGACCCAGCGGGACGGTCTTGCTCAGCAGGCCGTGGTTTTCAATGTTCTGGATAAACTGATCAATCTGTTCCGATCTATTCCGTTCATCATTCTTGCGGCGGCTTTGGTGCCGTTCACTAGGGCGTTGGTCGGTACGGCAATCGGAACGAAAGGAGCGATTTTCCCACTGGTCGTCGGTATTACGCCGTTTTTCACCAGACAGATCCAATCCGCTCTTGCGGGAGTTGATCCAGGTCTCATCGAGGCGGCGGAATCCATGGGCATGAGTACGTCGAAGATCGTATATCGCATCTATCTCAGAGAGTCCGTTCCATCCATTATTCGTGTGAGCGTCATCGCGATTGTGAGCCTGATCGGTCTCACCGCAATCGTCGGCATTGTCGGAGGCGGCGGCTTGGGCGATTTCGCCATCCGTTATGGCTATCAACGGTACATGCTTGACGCCACCTATGCGACCATCATCGTCTTGGTCATGCTCATCGGCGTGATCGAATTCGTCGGCAGACAGTTGGTTGCGTTGACCGAACACTGA